The Apium graveolens cultivar Ventura chromosome 6, ASM990537v1, whole genome shotgun sequence genome contains a region encoding:
- the LOC141664770 gene encoding uncharacterized protein LOC141664770 has translation MKTLFLTQFQAAVKYTPLVTTLANVKQKEGESLTSYFKRFNAESTLVRGATDEIMKILLIAGLRVGTDFWKYLQGKDPVSLADVLAQAESFKAIEQSLAKTKRNDNTHNSKGRAKRRDRSVSPDYRRNARSLNRVNAVNMRREWSPPSNYKKRVSNYTPLAASIDHIFEINKDRGIFKKPDRLTSWQSRDKKKYYDYHETTGHDTHECRHLKDEIEALIKAGYLGDWIDKVK, from the coding sequence atgaaaacctTGTTTTTAACTCAGTTCCAGGCGGCGGTGAAATATACGCCACTGGTTACCACATTGGCCAATGTGAAACAGAAGGAAGGGGAAAGCTTGACCTCATACTTCAAAAGGTTCAATGCAGAGTCTACCTTGGTGAGAGGCGCGACTGATGAGATAATGAAAATACTTCTTATAGCTGGTCTGCGCGTGGGAACAGATTTCTGGAAATACCTGCAAGGAAAGGACCCTGTGTCGTTAGCTGATGTACTTGCACAGGCGGAATCCTTCAAAGCGATTGAGCAATCGCTTGCCAAAACAAAGAGAAATGATAATACCCACAACTCTAAGGGGCGGGCTAAGAGGAGAGACAGATCCGTGAGTCCAGATTATCGGCGGAATGCCCGAAGCCTTAATAGGGTGAATGCCGTGAACATGCGGAGAGAGTGGAGTCCACCGTCAAACTATAAAAAGAGGGTAAGTAATTACACTCCGCTGGCagcatccattgatcatatctttgAGATAAATAAGGACAGAGGAATTTTCAAGAAACCAGACCGTCTGACTTCATGGCAGAGTAGAGACAAGAAAAAATATTACGATTACCATGAGACTACCGGCCACGACACCCACGAGTGTCGTcacctaaaagatgaaattgaagcATTGATCAAGGCCGGATATCTGGGAGATTGGATTGATAAGGTGAAATGA